In one window of Synechococcus sp. M16CYN DNA:
- the map gene encoding type I methionyl aminopeptidase gives MNLFADLLATTQASQGRTIAAGPRIQQRRGVEIKSTREVKIMRQASKIVATVLREIMAMVEPGQTTGDLNIFAERRILEMGAIPSFKGYHGFPASICASINNEVVHGIPSTKRVIHKGDLLKVDTGACFEGYHGDSCVSICVGDSSVRAQTLNRVAHESLMAGISQVKAGNTLLDIAGAVEDHVKANGFSVVEDYTGHGVGRNLHEEPSVFNFRTDELPNLKLRSGMTLAIEPILNAGSKACRTLRDRWTVVTQDGELSSQWEHTVLVTSDGCEILTDRND, from the coding sequence ATGAATCTCTTTGCCGACTTGCTAGCCACCACTCAGGCATCTCAGGGTCGAACTATTGCTGCTGGACCGCGTATTCAACAACGCCGCGGGGTCGAAATTAAGTCGACTCGTGAAGTGAAGATCATGCGTCAAGCCAGCAAGATCGTTGCCACGGTGCTACGAGAGATCATGGCAATGGTGGAGCCGGGCCAAACCACAGGTGACCTTAATATTTTCGCCGAGCGTCGAATCCTTGAAATGGGGGCCATTCCTAGTTTCAAGGGTTATCACGGGTTTCCTGCAAGCATCTGCGCAAGTATCAATAATGAAGTTGTACATGGCATTCCAAGCACGAAGCGCGTGATTCACAAAGGTGACCTTCTCAAGGTGGATACCGGTGCGTGTTTCGAGGGATACCACGGTGACAGCTGCGTTAGTATCTGTGTCGGCGATTCTTCTGTTAGAGCGCAAACCCTCAATCGTGTAGCGCACGAGTCGTTGATGGCTGGAATTAGCCAGGTCAAGGCAGGTAACACTCTCCTCGACATCGCAGGGGCAGTAGAAGATCATGTCAAAGCCAATGGCTTCAGCGTAGTAGAGGATTACACCGGTCACGGCGTCGGGCGTAACCTTCACGAAGAACCGTCTGTGTTCAATTTTCGGACTGATGAGCTTCCCAATTTGAAGCTGCGTTCTGGTATGACCTTGGCGATCGAGCCGATACTCAATGCAGGTAGCAAAGCGTGCCGCACTCTTCGAGATCGATGGACGGTGGTGACCCAGGATGGAGAACTATCATCGCAGTGGGAACACACAGTCTTAGTGACCAGTGACGGCTGCGAAATTCTTACCGACCGGAATGATTAA
- a CDS encoding chlorophyll a/b-binding protein — protein sequence MTEQPVSRTAVRQAPEPVGSSELNAWKRGFTPQAEIWNGRLAMIGLSAGLVVLLVSRVCNTG from the coding sequence ATGACAGAACAACCAGTATCAAGGACAGCGGTGCGACAGGCACCAGAACCGGTGGGCTCAAGTGAACTCAATGCCTGGAAACGAGGTTTCACTCCTCAAGCAGAAATTTGGAATGGTCGACTCGCCATGATCGGTTTATCAGCCGGTTTAGTCGTATTACTTGTGTCCAGAGTATGCAACACGGGCTGA
- a CDS encoding DNA recombination-mediator protein A has translation MSQSLDLPSLDRVDTLAQELALLQDKGKRKIAILGSRHVPVVAIHLVELVARSLVQEGHSLITSGSQGVNAAVIRGVLEVDPSQLTVLLPQSLDRQAVEIRDLLERVLHLVEKTEQDDLPLPMASSLCNQEIISRCDQLICLAFHDSETLLASARTAEEMGKIVSLLYFD, from the coding sequence TTGAGTCAGTCACTGGATCTGCCGTCCCTTGATCGGGTAGACACGCTGGCGCAAGAACTGGCGCTTTTACAAGACAAGGGAAAGAGGAAGATCGCCATTCTCGGTAGTAGACACGTGCCAGTGGTTGCAATTCATCTCGTCGAATTGGTGGCTCGCTCGCTCGTCCAGGAAGGTCACTCTTTGATTACGTCTGGATCACAGGGTGTCAATGCTGCTGTGATTCGAGGTGTACTAGAGGTGGATCCATCGCAGCTCACAGTGTTACTGCCTCAGAGCTTGGATCGGCAAGCTGTAGAAATTCGGGATTTACTTGAGAGAGTGCTACATCTCGTCGAAAAAACTGAACAAGACGATTTGCCTCTACCGATGGCTAGCAGTCTTTGCAATCAAGAAATCATTAGTCGTTGTGATCAACTCATATGTCTGGCATTTCACGATAGCGAGACGTTACTGGCTAGTGCACGTACCGCGGAAGAGATGGGCAAGATTGTGAGTTTGCTCTACTTCGATTGA
- a CDS encoding SDR family oxidoreductase yields MTRLKQSSFKDRCIGITGARGTLGRAFARSFRAGGAEVVGFTHGTPPSEDDKMGPNYWISWSCGNEAALDHDFARLDVLVVNHGINPHGAQSIEDVNKTLEVNALSSWRLMQRFDQISQSLPKDRPREIWINTSEAEIQPAISPVYELSKRLLGQLVSLRGATLDAISRDRLIIRKLVLGPFRSDLNPIGLMEADFVASQVLWQASRGMRLIIVTPNPVTYILMPLTELGRRLYSQILNHSGR; encoded by the coding sequence ATGACTCGGCTTAAGCAATCTTCTTTTAAAGACCGCTGCATCGGCATCACCGGTGCAAGGGGCACTCTTGGTCGTGCTTTTGCTCGTAGTTTTCGTGCCGGCGGAGCCGAGGTTGTTGGTTTCACTCACGGTACGCCTCCATCGGAAGACGATAAAATGGGACCAAACTATTGGATTTCTTGGAGTTGTGGCAATGAGGCCGCTCTCGACCATGACTTCGCACGGCTTGACGTGCTAGTGGTGAATCATGGCATCAATCCTCATGGTGCCCAGAGCATTGAGGATGTGAATAAGACCTTGGAGGTGAATGCCCTGAGTAGCTGGCGTCTTATGCAGAGGTTCGATCAGATCAGTCAATCTCTGCCTAAGGACAGGCCTAGAGAAATCTGGATCAACACTTCTGAAGCAGAAATACAGCCTGCCATAAGTCCTGTCTACGAACTTTCCAAACGGCTTTTAGGTCAACTTGTCAGCCTCCGTGGAGCTACTCTGGATGCAATTAGTCGAGATAGGTTAATTATACGGAAGCTAGTCTTGGGTCCCTTCCGGTCAGATCTCAACCCAATCGGATTGATGGAGGCCGATTTTGTTGCGAGTCAAGTGTTATGGCAAGCCAGCCGGGGAATGCGTTTGATCATTGTCACCCCGAACCCAGTAACCTACATACTGATGCCTCTTACCGAACTAGGGCGTCGGCTATACAGCCAAATACTTAATCATTCCGGTCGGTAA
- the rplS gene encoding 50S ribosomal protein L19 gives MVANLEDIAVTEEGNQEKPTTTKAMPTAHSNKLCAEQLIRQFESEQQKVDLPEIYVGDTVRVGVRISEGNRERVQPYEGVVISSRHGGLKQTVTVRRIFQGIGVERVFMLHSPQVASIKVERRGKVRRAKLFYLRKRVGKATRVKQRFDR, from the coding sequence ATGGTGGCCAATCTAGAGGACATCGCGGTGACCGAAGAAGGCAATCAAGAAAAACCTACGACAACCAAGGCAATGCCTACGGCACACTCCAACAAGCTTTGTGCAGAGCAGCTGATTCGCCAATTCGAAAGCGAGCAGCAAAAGGTAGACCTCCCTGAGATCTATGTTGGCGACACCGTTCGGGTTGGTGTTCGAATTAGCGAAGGCAACCGGGAGCGGGTTCAGCCTTATGAAGGTGTGGTTATTTCCAGTCGTCACGGTGGGCTGAAGCAAACCGTCACAGTTCGCCGAATTTTCCAGGGAATCGGCGTTGAGCGGGTATTCATGTTGCACAGTCCACAGGTGGCTTCCATAAAGGTTGAGCGGCGCGGTAAAGTGCGTAGGGCGAAGCTTTTCTATCTGCGAAAACGGGTGGGTAAGGCCACCCGTGTTAAGCAGCGCTTCGATCGTTGA
- the gltX gene encoding glutamate--tRNA ligase, protein MVRVRLAPSPTGTLHIGTARTAVFNWLFARSQGGEFLLRIEDTDKERSGSEFTQNILEGLQWLGIDWNEKPVIQSERVDQHQDAIRVLLNKGLAYRCYVNDVELEAMRHAQRALNQAPRYDNRHRHLTPEQEDAFQAEGREAVIRFRIHNNVEIEWNDLVRGPMRWQGVDLGGDMVIARRAPADQIGDPLYNLAAVVDDAAMNISHVIRGEDHIANTAKQLLLYDALGLIAPTFAHTPLILNADGRKLSKRDGVTSIDDFRIMGYTAEAVANYMMLLGWSVPEGVGERCTLAQAAELFSFKRVGKAGARFDWSKLNWLNAQVLHGWTSEQLLESLCPLWVDRGWKVPAKRSWCLELCKLIGPSLILLKDGVEQALPFFERPDLQEDANQQLEVEGSKTAIIHLLDLLQTEFWSGSDMNQAQVLLENAAKAAEVKKSVMMRSLRAALLGCLQGPDLITTWSLLAQIGEDVPRLQRCIS, encoded by the coding sequence ATGGTGCGTGTTCGCCTGGCCCCTAGCCCAACGGGCACTCTACATATCGGCACAGCACGCACAGCGGTTTTCAACTGGTTATTTGCTAGGAGTCAGGGCGGAGAATTTCTTCTCCGCATTGAGGACACTGACAAGGAACGCTCAGGGTCTGAGTTTACCCAAAACATCTTGGAAGGCCTTCAATGGTTGGGCATTGACTGGAACGAAAAGCCGGTGATCCAGAGTGAAAGGGTTGACCAGCATCAGGACGCAATTCGTGTGCTTCTGAACAAAGGGTTGGCCTACCGCTGCTACGTTAACGATGTTGAACTTGAAGCGATGCGGCATGCTCAGAGGGCATTAAACCAAGCTCCTCGTTATGACAACCGCCACCGCCACCTAACCCCTGAACAGGAGGATGCGTTCCAGGCCGAAGGACGTGAAGCGGTAATCCGATTTCGCATCCATAACAACGTCGAAATTGAATGGAACGATTTGGTTCGAGGTCCGATGCGCTGGCAAGGGGTCGACCTCGGCGGTGACATGGTAATCGCCCGACGGGCACCTGCCGATCAGATCGGAGATCCGCTGTACAACCTTGCTGCAGTGGTTGACGATGCTGCCATGAATATTTCCCATGTGATACGTGGGGAAGACCATATCGCCAATACAGCCAAGCAGCTTTTGCTTTATGACGCCCTCGGACTGATCGCGCCGACTTTTGCTCACACTCCATTGATCCTCAATGCAGATGGTCGCAAGCTCTCAAAGCGTGACGGCGTAACGTCCATCGACGATTTCCGTATAATGGGGTACACCGCCGAAGCGGTCGCAAATTATATGATGCTATTGGGGTGGTCTGTACCTGAAGGTGTGGGTGAACGTTGCACTCTCGCTCAAGCAGCTGAGTTATTCAGCTTTAAACGGGTTGGTAAAGCTGGGGCACGTTTTGATTGGAGCAAACTTAACTGGCTTAATGCTCAAGTGCTGCATGGCTGGACTTCGGAACAGCTCCTAGAGAGTCTTTGCCCTCTTTGGGTCGACAGAGGCTGGAAGGTTCCAGCAAAGCGATCTTGGTGTCTTGAATTATGTAAGTTGATTGGCCCCTCACTTATACTCCTCAAAGATGGTGTTGAGCAGGCGCTTCCCTTTTTTGAGCGTCCTGATCTCCAAGAGGATGCTAACCAACAACTTGAGGTAGAAGGATCCAAGACTGCCATTATCCATCTCTTAGATCTACTTCAGACAGAGTTTTGGTCAGGTAGCGACATGAATCAAGCTCAGGTCCTTCTTGAAAATGCAGCGAAAGCTGCAGAGGTTAAAAAGAGCGTGATGATGAGATCACTGCGAGCCGCCTTGCTAGGGTGTCTCCAGGGACCTGACCTCATCACTACCTGGTCGCTTTTGGCGCAGATCGGGGAAGATGTACCGCGACTTCAACGTTGCATCAGCTAG
- the wecB gene encoding UDP-N-acetylglucosamine 2-epimerase (non-hydrolyzing) — protein sequence MTDRPRVTIVLGTRPEAIKLAPVIQIFQACKALTTRVILTGQHREMVAQVMNLFGLHADRDLNLMVSRQSLTHITCAALHGLRNDFQAYPPQMVLIQGDTTTAFAAGLAAFYEQIPVGHVEAGLRTDKLLDPFPEEANRRLLSQIVTLHFAPTVKAETNLRASGVLGDVVVTGNTVIDALLLMTKIAPKIHFDRLDWQSQRVILATVHRRENWGNRLIDIASGIRQVLDCFPDTALLLPLHRNPTVRRPLQALLGDHPRVVLTEPLDYDRLVAAMRGCTLLLTDSGGLQEEAPALGKPVLVLRRTTERPEAVDAGTARLIGTSPAVVVGEVSRLLNDPIAYKAMSQAINPFGDGHASTRILDLCKRYLSV from the coding sequence ATGACTGACCGACCCCGTGTCACCATTGTCCTAGGAACACGCCCAGAGGCGATCAAACTTGCTCCCGTAATACAGATCTTTCAGGCCTGCAAGGCCCTAACAACTCGAGTCATTCTAACCGGCCAGCATCGTGAGATGGTGGCCCAGGTGATGAATTTATTCGGCTTGCACGCCGATCGGGACCTCAATCTAATGGTTTCGCGTCAGTCCCTGACCCATATCACATGTGCAGCTTTGCATGGACTGCGAAATGATTTTCAGGCCTACCCACCACAAATGGTTCTAATTCAAGGGGACACCACCACGGCGTTTGCTGCTGGTTTAGCGGCCTTTTATGAACAGATCCCTGTAGGCCATGTTGAAGCAGGCCTGCGAACCGACAAACTCTTGGATCCATTCCCCGAAGAAGCAAATAGACGCTTACTGTCACAAATTGTCACACTGCACTTTGCTCCAACGGTTAAAGCAGAGACAAATCTACGCGCATCAGGAGTTTTAGGCGACGTGGTGGTGACGGGGAACACCGTGATTGATGCCTTGCTCTTAATGACAAAAATCGCACCCAAAATTCACTTCGATAGGCTTGATTGGCAATCCCAGCGTGTAATTCTCGCTACAGTCCATCGTCGAGAAAACTGGGGTAATCGACTGATAGACATCGCCTCAGGGATCCGGCAGGTACTGGATTGCTTTCCAGACACCGCTCTGTTGCTGCCACTGCACCGCAATCCTACAGTGCGAAGACCCCTGCAGGCCTTGCTGGGAGATCATCCGCGAGTAGTGCTTACAGAACCTCTTGACTATGACCGCCTAGTGGCAGCAATGAGGGGCTGCACATTGCTGTTAACCGACTCTGGTGGACTGCAAGAGGAAGCGCCGGCGCTAGGCAAGCCGGTGCTGGTATTGCGTCGCACGACCGAACGTCCGGAGGCGGTCGATGCCGGCACGGCTAGGTTAATAGGCACCAGTCCAGCGGTAGTTGTAGGGGAAGTCTCACGCTTGTTAAATGATCCGATCGCCTATAAAGCCATGTCTCAAGCTATCAATCCCTTCGGAGATGGACATGCCAGCACTCGCATTCTTGACCTCTGCAAACGCTATCTTAGTGTCTGA
- a CDS encoding Photosystem I reaction center subunit III translates to MHRFFAVVISALLVFSFAPIAKADVAGLTPCSESARFQQRAAAAATSQAKARFEMYSQASCGEDGLPHLIVDGRWSHAGDFVYPGIMFLYIAGCIGWAGREYLKATRGKNAATNEIQIDLGIAFRSLMAAALWPLAAFGEFTSGNLLEDDNKVTVSPR, encoded by the coding sequence ATGCATCGTTTTTTTGCTGTTGTGATTTCGGCCCTTCTGGTGTTCAGCTTTGCTCCCATTGCAAAGGCAGATGTAGCCGGCTTAACCCCTTGTTCTGAAAGCGCTCGCTTCCAGCAGCGTGCTGCTGCTGCAGCAACATCTCAAGCCAAAGCCCGGTTTGAGATGTACAGCCAAGCCTCATGTGGAGAGGATGGTTTACCTCATCTCATCGTGGATGGCCGTTGGAGCCACGCTGGTGATTTCGTTTATCCTGGAATCATGTTTCTTTATATCGCGGGATGCATTGGCTGGGCCGGTCGCGAGTACCTCAAGGCAACCCGCGGTAAGAATGCAGCTACAAATGAGATTCAAATCGATCTAGGCATCGCATTTAGGAGTCTTATGGCAGCCGCCCTATGGCCCCTTGCCGCTTTTGGAGAATTCACCAGCGGTAATCTTTTGGAAGACGACAACAAGGTCACCGTTTCCCCTCGTTAA
- the psaJ gene encoding photosystem I reaction center subunit IX, producing MNKFLTTAPVVAAIWFTVTAGILIEWNRFFPDLLFHPM from the coding sequence ATGAACAAATTTCTCACCACTGCTCCTGTAGTTGCAGCAATTTGGTTTACCGTCACAGCTGGAATCCTGATCGAATGGAATCGTTTTTTCCCCGATCTATTGTTCCACCCAATGTGA
- a CDS encoding PepSY domain-containing protein gives MTLLVRVRKLHQRIAPFVLLPLLVTVCSGVSYRLARDWFGVSREQVHWLMALHEGEWLGPNLEPVVVFMNAVGLLWMLVTGLILLLGRWRRQVD, from the coding sequence ATGACATTGCTTGTGCGCGTGCGCAAACTTCACCAACGCATTGCTCCCTTTGTTCTGCTGCCTTTGCTGGTAACCGTGTGCTCTGGTGTGAGTTATCGACTCGCCCGTGATTGGTTTGGGGTTAGTCGTGAGCAAGTTCATTGGTTGATGGCACTACATGAAGGCGAGTGGTTAGGACCCAATCTCGAGCCTGTCGTGGTATTTATGAATGCGGTTGGGCTACTCTGGATGCTGGTTACGGGCTTAATACTTTTGCTTGGACGCTGGCGTCGGCAGGTAGACTGA
- a CDS encoding hyperconserved protein Hcp: MELDLQPGDVVKVLESAALGWVRARVIRVKSGGRVVVQSDQGREFTARGNQVRLIEPAGFRP, from the coding sequence ATGGAGTTGGATCTTCAACCTGGTGATGTGGTAAAGGTGTTGGAGTCAGCCGCCCTCGGCTGGGTTCGCGCCCGTGTGATTCGCGTCAAGTCAGGTGGTCGCGTAGTTGTGCAAAGTGATCAGGGTCGGGAATTCACCGCCCGTGGCAATCAAGTTCGATTAATCGAACCCGCTGGATTCCGTCCTTAA
- a CDS encoding cation:proton antiporter: MTPERLGLLWGITVFSGAAARLLSAFSGLPGVVLLLLSGLLIGRSGLGLVEPLDLGPGLETIVGLLVSLVLFDGGMNLRIPGDTIKATVQRIALFRLLISLASGLITAHWLAGLDWSVAAVFSAIVLATGPTVVTPLVRQIRLAPPLGDVLEAEGLLLEPVGAVLALLLLELVLGDLHGWKELFIGLILRLGGGVLVGIGVGWLLSEILRRLKSEQSSGLPLQLSLGILFLMYGVSEWFLPESALPASVAAGIVVGRRPGIYTAELDGLIQELAQLAITMLFPLLAADVSWAELSPLGWGGILCVLTLMLVVRPFAVGIATMGLPLKLPQRLFLGWLAPRGIVTASVASLFSIRLEQAGILGAGRLQGLVFLTILMTVGLQGLTAQPLAQILGLTKTNVTPKGSS; encoded by the coding sequence ATGACACCTGAGCGGCTTGGTCTGCTTTGGGGAATTACCGTATTCTCTGGGGCGGCGGCGCGTCTTTTATCGGCTTTCTCCGGGCTGCCTGGAGTGGTTCTTCTGCTGCTGTCAGGGCTCTTGATCGGACGCTCTGGCCTTGGTCTCGTTGAACCCCTCGACCTCGGTCCAGGCCTCGAAACAATTGTGGGGCTGTTGGTCAGTCTTGTGCTGTTTGATGGAGGGATGAATCTGCGCATCCCTGGCGACACGATCAAAGCCACTGTGCAGCGCATTGCTTTGTTTCGCCTGCTAATCTCTCTTGCGAGTGGTTTGATTACTGCCCATTGGTTAGCTGGTCTAGATTGGTCAGTGGCGGCAGTGTTCAGTGCAATTGTTTTGGCAACGGGACCAACCGTGGTTACCCCGTTAGTGCGGCAAATTCGCTTAGCTCCACCTTTAGGAGATGTTCTTGAAGCAGAAGGTCTTCTTCTTGAACCAGTTGGTGCCGTCCTTGCGCTACTGCTTTTGGAACTAGTGCTAGGCGACTTGCACGGATGGAAAGAGCTTTTTATTGGTCTGATATTACGCTTGGGCGGTGGTGTGCTGGTCGGTATTGGCGTTGGCTGGCTTTTATCTGAGATTTTGCGCCGCCTGAAGTCCGAACAATCTTCTGGTTTACCACTTCAGCTCAGTCTGGGAATCTTATTTTTAATGTATGGGGTTAGTGAATGGTTCTTGCCAGAGTCAGCATTGCCCGCATCTGTAGCAGCAGGAATTGTTGTGGGGCGTCGACCTGGTATTTATACAGCTGAGCTAGATGGGCTGATTCAAGAACTGGCGCAACTGGCAATCACGATGCTTTTCCCCTTACTGGCAGCAGATGTCTCGTGGGCTGAATTGAGTCCTTTAGGTTGGGGAGGAATCCTTTGCGTTCTCACACTGATGCTAGTGGTGAGACCCTTTGCTGTTGGGATCGCTACCATGGGCTTGCCATTAAAGCTGCCCCAGCGTTTGTTCTTGGGTTGGTTGGCGCCTCGTGGAATTGTCACAGCATCCGTGGCGTCACTGTTCTCAATTCGTTTGGAACAGGCCGGAATTCTTGGGGCAGGTCGCTTACAGGGATTAGTATTCCTCACGATCTTGATGACTGTAGGACTGCAAGGCTTGACCGCTCAACCGCTTGCACAGATACTGGGTTTAACCAAAACCAATGTCACTCCAAAGGGATCTAGCTGA
- the tsaD gene encoding tRNA (adenosine(37)-N6)-threonylcarbamoyltransferase complex transferase subunit TsaD, with translation MHSVLALETSCDESAAAVVRSTANGDIEVLASQIASQVQEHALWGGVVPEIASRLHVEAMPFLVNAVLRESALPIHELDAIAATVTPGLVGALMVASVTGRTLAALHQISFLGIHHLEGHLASVYLGNYSPSPPYLVLLVSGGHTELIRVGPHGLMERLGRSHDDAVGEAFDKVARLLGLGYPGGPAIQAKATEGDPKRFSLPKGKISMPSGGFHPYDFSFSGLKTAMLRIVNGLRASGGALPLADLAASFERVVAEVLVEHSFRCAMDHNLNHLVMVGGVAANRRLRQLMKRQGEILGVTVSMAPLKYCTDNAAMIGAAALGRLQRGVLATSCETGVAARWQLERADALYESLPAF, from the coding sequence ATGCATTCAGTGCTTGCCCTCGAAACAAGTTGTGACGAGTCAGCTGCTGCGGTCGTTCGCAGCACTGCTAATGGGGATATTGAAGTTTTGGCATCCCAAATTGCATCTCAGGTACAAGAGCATGCTTTATGGGGTGGAGTTGTACCAGAAATTGCCTCGCGCCTTCATGTAGAAGCCATGCCGTTTCTTGTGAATGCAGTGTTGCGGGAATCCGCTCTTCCCATTCATGAACTGGATGCAATCGCGGCCACCGTCACACCGGGTCTTGTCGGAGCTTTGATGGTTGCCTCGGTGACTGGACGCACCCTTGCAGCTTTACACCAGATTTCCTTTCTAGGAATTCATCATCTAGAAGGTCATTTGGCATCTGTATATCTAGGAAATTACAGTCCTTCTCCGCCATATCTTGTCCTTTTGGTAAGCGGTGGACATACAGAGTTGATCCGTGTTGGACCTCATGGGCTAATGGAGCGACTCGGCCGCAGTCATGACGATGCAGTTGGTGAAGCATTCGACAAAGTTGCTCGGTTACTTGGCTTGGGATACCCAGGTGGCCCAGCCATTCAGGCGAAAGCAACCGAGGGGGACCCTAAGCGTTTCTCACTTCCCAAGGGCAAAATTTCGATGCCTAGCGGTGGGTTTCACCCGTACGATTTTTCTTTCAGTGGCTTGAAAACGGCCATGCTTCGCATCGTGAATGGATTGCGAGCATCTGGGGGTGCTTTGCCGCTAGCCGATCTTGCTGCGAGTTTTGAGCGGGTTGTGGCGGAAGTGTTAGTGGAACACAGCTTTCGATGTGCAATGGACCACAACCTCAATCACTTAGTTATGGTAGGCGGAGTTGCTGCAAATCGGCGACTGCGCCAGCTCATGAAACGGCAAGGGGAAATCCTTGGAGTGACTGTTTCGATGGCGCCACTAAAGTACTGTACAGACAATGCAGCCATGATCGGCGCTGCGGCTCTCGGCAGGTTACAGAGGGGGGTTCTAGCCACATCCTGTGAGACCGGTGTGGCTGCTCGCTGGCAACTAGAACGGGCTGATGCCCTTTACGAATCTTTACCTGCCTTTTGA
- a CDS encoding MAPEG family protein, with protein MSLPQLFIATNATPYAWSLVLASGTVLASIIPLGLARSAANFEMKDMAAPRAMFKRLPAWGKRASWAHQNSLEAFTLHAPAVLIALIAAQHSGPLSTGAFAAAFVHPVLRLIYIATYVSNMPLARGFCWASGLLCTGILYSEGLKFFISG; from the coding sequence TTGTCATTACCACAACTGTTTATCGCTACAAATGCCACACCTTATGCCTGGTCCCTTGTATTGGCGAGTGGAACTGTTCTGGCCAGCATTATTCCCCTCGGTCTAGCACGCTCCGCAGCTAACTTTGAGATGAAAGACATGGCTGCTCCAAGGGCTATGTTCAAGCGTTTACCAGCCTGGGGAAAACGCGCCAGCTGGGCTCACCAGAACAGCCTTGAAGCTTTCACACTCCACGCCCCAGCGGTTCTAATTGCTTTAATCGCAGCACAACACAGTGGCCCCCTTTCAACGGGGGCATTCGCAGCGGCTTTTGTGCATCCGGTTCTTCGTCTGATTTATATTGCGACTTACGTTAGCAATATGCCCTTAGCTCGTGGGTTTTGCTGGGCTAGCGGTTTACTCTGCACTGGCATTCTCTACAGCGAAGGTCTCAAGTTTTTCATCAGCGGCTAG
- a CDS encoding phosphotransacetylase family protein yields MGTTLLIGSCEPFSGKSALVLGIAQRLSQSGHAIRFGKPLATSLDWDASKEPIPQPLIDDDVRFIGDTLGFEADRLIPSLHLISPVTVTSRLGLGQLDAGERFEQLCQQVAAYEGLTLLECAGSLHEGFLYGLSLPQLAKGLGAKVVLVHLWQDSLSVEPLLAAKQSLGSHLVGVVLNAVTPQEVNNLKHQVVPTLEAFGLAVLGVMPRSPLLRSVTVSELVRRLKAKVICCQERQELLVETLSIGAMNVNSAMEFFRRRRNMAVVTGADRTDIQLAALEASTQCLILTGVGEPLPQLINRAEELDIPLLKVNQDTLTAVEVIEQAFGHVRLHEAVKATYAFRLVEEHCQLNRLFSALNLTVHNV; encoded by the coding sequence ATGGGAACGACTCTGCTGATCGGATCGTGTGAGCCGTTCAGTGGTAAGTCTGCTCTTGTTTTGGGCATTGCTCAGCGGCTCAGCCAATCCGGTCATGCGATTCGTTTTGGCAAACCCCTAGCCACAAGTCTGGACTGGGATGCGAGCAAAGAACCTATTCCGCAGCCGTTGATTGATGACGACGTGCGTTTTATCGGCGACACCCTTGGATTTGAAGCAGATCGTCTGATTCCATCCCTTCATTTAATTTCTCCTGTAACAGTTACAAGTCGTCTCGGGCTTGGTCAGTTGGATGCTGGGGAGAGATTTGAGCAGCTCTGTCAACAAGTGGCCGCCTATGAAGGCTTAACTCTACTCGAGTGTGCAGGAAGTTTGCATGAGGGTTTCCTTTATGGCCTAAGCCTCCCGCAACTTGCAAAAGGTTTAGGAGCAAAAGTCGTACTTGTGCATTTATGGCAGGATAGCCTTAGCGTCGAGCCTCTCCTTGCCGCAAAGCAGTCTCTTGGAAGTCACCTTGTTGGCGTGGTATTGAATGCCGTTACACCGCAGGAAGTAAACAATTTGAAGCATCAAGTTGTGCCCACGCTTGAGGCTTTCGGCCTTGCTGTGCTTGGTGTAATGCCTCGGTCGCCGTTGTTACGCAGTGTCACCGTAAGTGAGCTGGTACGACGTTTAAAAGCCAAAGTAATCTGTTGTCAGGAACGACAAGAACTGCTGGTGGAAACATTGAGTATTGGTGCGATGAATGTGAACTCTGCCATGGAATTTTTTCGAAGGCGACGAAATATGGCAGTTGTAACAGGCGCTGATCGCACCGATATTCAGTTGGCTGCATTAGAGGCTTCAACGCAGTGTTTAATTCTTACTGGTGTAGGAGAACCCTTGCCGCAGCTCATTAATCGTGCGGAAGAACTAGATATCCCGTTGCTTAAAGTCAATCAAGATACCCTAACCGCAGTGGAGGTAATTGAGCAGGCCTTCGGTCATGTGCGTTTGCATGAGGCAGTAAAAGCCACCTATGCTTTTCGCCTTGTGGAGGAGCATTGCCAATTAAATCGACTGTTTTCGGCTCTGAACTTGACTGTTCATAATGTCTAA